The following are encoded in a window of Fusarium verticillioides 7600 chromosome 6, whole genome shotgun sequence genomic DNA:
- a CDS encoding CK1/CK1/CK1-D protein kinase, with the protein MTTMDLRVGNKYRIGRKIGSGSFGDIYLGTNIISGEEIAIKLESVKAKHPQLEYEARVYKSLAGGVGIPFVRWFGTECDYNAMVLDLLGPSLEDLFNFCNRKFSLKTVLLLADQLISRIEYIHAKSFIHRDIKPDNFLMGIGKRGNQVNVIDFGLAKKYRDPKTHFHIPYRENKNLTGTARYASINTHLGVEQSRRDDMESLGYVMLYFCRGSLPWQGLKAATKKQKYDRIMEKKMTTPTEVLCRGFPNEFAIYLNYTRSLRFDDKPDYSYLRKIFRDLFVREGFQYDYVFDWTVYKYQKNAQAIAQAAGQANPEDEEKARASRTNAATAGQSAAKPNAIPSTRRKMLERGSGAGVDTPDTNRAIGGSDRIGR; encoded by the exons ATGACGACCATG GATCTTCGCGTTGGTAACAAGTACCGTATCGGTCGAAAGATCGGTTCAGGTTCTTTCGGCGATATCTACCTGGGCACCAATATCATCTCAGGCGAGGAGATTGCCATCAAACTCGAGTCCGTCAAAGCCAAGCACCCGCAACTGGAGTATGAGGCCCGTGTATACAAGTCTCTTGCTGGTGGCGTTGGAATCCCGTTTGTTCGCTGGTTTGGTACTGAGTGCGACTACAATGCCATggttctcgatcttctcggcCCCAGTCTGgaggatctcttcaacttttGTAACCGAAAGTTTTCCTTAAAGACGGTTCTTCTCCTGGCAGATCAGCTCATTTCTCGAATCGAATACATCCACGCCAAGTCTTTCATCCACCGAGATATCAAGCCGGACAACTTCCTCATGGGCATTGGCAAAAGAGGCAACCAAGTCAACGTTATCGATTTCGGTCTTGCTAAGAAGTATCGCGACCCCAAGACTCACTTCCACATCCCCTacagagagaacaagaatcTGACAGGTACTGCGCGCTATGCCTCCATCAACACTCACTTGGGTGTCGAGCAATCACGACGTGATGATATGGAGTCCCTCGGTTACGTTATGCTCTATTTCTGCCGTGGCTCTCTCCCTTGGCAGGGCTTGAAAGCCGccaccaagaagcagaagtaCGACCGTATCatggaaaagaagatgaccaCCCCTACTGAGGTTCTCTGCCGTGGATTCCCCAATGAGTTCGCAATCTACCTCAACTACACTCGATCTCTTCGATTCGACGATAAGCCTGATTACAGCTACCTCCGCAAGATCTTCCGCGACCTTTTTGTTCGCGAGGGTTTCCAGTATGATTATGTTTTCGACTGGACAGTCTACAAGTACCAGAAGAACGCGCAGGCTATCGCACAGGCTGCCGGTCAGGCCAACCCTGAAGACGAGGAAAAGGCTCGTGCCAGCCGTACCAATGCCGCTACTGCCGGCCAGTCTGCTGCTAAGCCAAATGCCATCCCCAGCACTCGTCGCAAGATGCTCGAGCGAGGCTCCGGTGCTGGCGTCGATACTCCCGACACCAACCGTGCCATCGGTGGAAGCGACAGGAT TGGACGATAA
- a CDS encoding CK1/CK1/CK1-D protein kinase has product MTTMDLRVGNKYRIGRKIGSGSFGDIYLGTNIISGEEIAIKLESVKAKHPQLEYEARVYKSLAGGVGIPFVRWFGTECDYNAMVLDLLGPSLEDLFNFCNRKFSLKTVLLLADQLISRIEYIHAKSFIHRDIKPDNFLMGIGKRGNQVNVIDFGLAKKYRDPKTHFHIPYRENKNLTGTARYASINTHLGVEQSRRDDMESLGYVMLYFCRGSLPWQGLKAATKKQKYDRIMEKKMTTPTEVLCRGFPNEFAIYLNYTRSLRFDDKPDYSYLRKIFRDLFVREGFQYDYVFDWTVYKYQKNAQAIAQAAGQANPEDEEKARASRTNAATAGQSAAKPNAIPSTRRKMLERGSGAGVDTPDTNRAIGGSDRM; this is encoded by the exons ATGACGACCATG GATCTTCGCGTTGGTAACAAGTACCGTATCGGTCGAAAGATCGGTTCAGGTTCTTTCGGCGATATCTACCTGGGCACCAATATCATCTCAGGCGAGGAGATTGCCATCAAACTCGAGTCCGTCAAAGCCAAGCACCCGCAACTGGAGTATGAGGCCCGTGTATACAAGTCTCTTGCTGGTGGCGTTGGAATCCCGTTTGTTCGCTGGTTTGGTACTGAGTGCGACTACAATGCCATggttctcgatcttctcggcCCCAGTCTGgaggatctcttcaacttttGTAACCGAAAGTTTTCCTTAAAGACGGTTCTTCTCCTGGCAGATCAGCTCATTTCTCGAATCGAATACATCCACGCCAAGTCTTTCATCCACCGAGATATCAAGCCGGACAACTTCCTCATGGGCATTGGCAAAAGAGGCAACCAAGTCAACGTTATCGATTTCGGTCTTGCTAAGAAGTATCGCGACCCCAAGACTCACTTCCACATCCCCTacagagagaacaagaatcTGACAGGTACTGCGCGCTATGCCTCCATCAACACTCACTTGGGTGTCGAGCAATCACGACGTGATGATATGGAGTCCCTCGGTTACGTTATGCTCTATTTCTGCCGTGGCTCTCTCCCTTGGCAGGGCTTGAAAGCCGccaccaagaagcagaagtaCGACCGTATCatggaaaagaagatgaccaCCCCTACTGAGGTTCTCTGCCGTGGATTCCCCAATGAGTTCGCAATCTACCTCAACTACACTCGATCTCTTCGATTCGACGATAAGCCTGATTACAGCTACCTCCGCAAGATCTTCCGCGACCTTTTTGTTCGCGAGGGTTTCCAGTATGATTATGTTTTCGACTGGACAGTCTACAAGTACCAGAAGAACGCGCAGGCTATCGCACAGGCTGCCGGTCAGGCCAACCCTGAAGACGAGGAAAAGGCTCGTGCCAGCCGTACCAATGCCGCTACTGCCGGCCAGTCTGCTGCTAAGCCAAATGCCATCCCCAGCACTCGTCGCAAGATGCTCGAGCGAGGCTCCGGTGCTGGCGTCGATACTCCCGACACCAACCGTGCCATCGGTGGAAGCGACAGGATGTGA
- a CDS encoding 3-oxoacyl-[acyl-carrier protein] reductase → MAVILIVGATRGLGASLTKKYAEKSENIVYGTTRSSEGPKDSPSGVKWLSDIDLMQSNAGQKLASLLDPAQPIDSVIITAGYFATEDLSLDKGPKWEEEQRMYTTSSIAPVFIVHQLIHKGLLRKGSKVVLVSSESGSITLRHPKEGGGNYAHHASKAALNMVGKLLSLDLKDQGIIVSIVHPGFMRTEMTKGVGFDKFWDDGGGEISRALTI, encoded by the exons ATGGCCGTCATACTCATCGTAGGAGCTACTCGTGGCTTGGGAGCCAGCCTCACCAAGAAATACGCCGAAAAGAGCGAAAACATCGTCTATGGTACAACCAGATCATCCGAGGGACCGAAAGATTCACCCTCAGGAGTCAAATGGCTTTCCGATATCGACCTCATGCAATCTAACGCTGGTCAGAAGCTGGCCAGTCTGCTAGACCCAGCTCAGCCAATCGACTCGGTG ATCATAACGGCCGGTTACTTCGCTACAGAAGACCTTAGCTTAGACAAAGGTCCGAAGTGGGAGGAAGAGCAGCGGATGTATACGACCAGCTCCATTGCCCCCGTCTTTATCGTTCACCAGCTCATCCACAAAGGTCTCTTGCGCAAGGGTTCCAAAGTGGTGCTTGTATCTTCTGAATCTGGCAGCATCACTCTACGACATCCAAAGGAAGGGGGTGGGAACTACGCTCATCACGCAAGTAAGGCGGCTCTCAACATGGTTGGTAAGCTGCTTAGCTTGGATCTTAAGGACCAGGGCATCATTGTCAGCATCGTGCACCCAGGCTTTATGCGAACTGAAATGACAAAAGGCGTAGGGTTCGACAAGTTCTGGGATGATGGTGGAGGTGAGATCTCGCGAGCACTTACTATATAA
- a CDS encoding AGC/PKA protein kinase (At least one base has a quality score < 10): MAATVAPSHAGGLPSSSGISAPSHSANSHSHAQDAPNGPTSPTPSPLPQTRKFNLRDFRRVRTLGTGTFARVCLVRPAATAHIPLDHQLNPEVYALKILRKPEVIRLKQVDHVRHERAILADVAGHPFITNLIASFSDQDSLYMLLDYVPGGELFTYLRKLRRFEEPVARFYAAEIVLVLEYLHEQQGGIAYRDLKPENLLLDQEGHIKLVDFGFAKRLGYREDNPPRRDIHLVRNT; this comes from the exons ATGGCTGCGACTGTTGCGCCCTCACACGCTGGTGGCctaccatcttcatcgggAATCTCTGCGCCCTCGCATTCCGCAAACTCTCACTCACATGCCCAAGATGCTCCGAATGGACCAACATCTCCCACGCCAAGTCCATTACCGCAAACCCGAAAATTCAATCTTCGCGACTTCAGACGAGTTCGCACACTAGGGACAG GAACATTTGCTCGGGTCTGCCTCGTTCGTCCCGCCGCAACTGCGCATATCCCCCTTGACCATCAACTCAACCCCGAAGTCTACGCCCTCAAGATCCTGCGGAAACCGGAAGTCATCCGCCTTAAACAAGTCGATCATGTCCGACACGAACGCGCTATTCTCGCTGATGTCGCAGGCCATCCTTTCATCACAAACCTAATAGCCTCCTTTTCCGACCAAGATTCGCTCTATATGCTGCTCGACTACGTTCCAGGCGGAGAGTTGTTCACATATCTTAGAAAGTTACGACGCTTCGAAGAACCTGTCGCACGCTTCTACGCCGCCGAGATTGTTCTTGTTTTGGAGTACTTGCATGAGCAGCAAGGAGGTATTGCCTACCGAGACCTTAAACCTGAAAACCTGCTTCTGGATCAAGAGGGCCacatcaagcttgtcgatTTTGGCTTTGCCAAGCGACTCGGCTACCGTGAGGATAACCCGCCCCGTCGAGACATACACCTTGTGCGGAACACCTGA
- a CDS encoding CK1/CK1/CK1-D protein kinase, translated as MNIIAALANPVGQDLRVGNKYRIGRKIGSGSFGDIYLGTNIISGEEIAIKLESVKAKHPQLEYEARVYKSLAGGVGIPFVRWFGTECDYNAMVLDLLGPSLEDLFNFCNRKFSLKTVLLLADQLISRIEYIHAKSFIHRDIKPDNFLMGIGKRGNQVNVIDFGLAKKYRDPKTHFHIPYRENKNLTGTARYASINTHLGVEQSRRDDMESLGYVMLYFCRGSLPWQGLKAATKKQKYDRIMEKKMTTPTEVLCRGFPNEFAIYLNYTRSLRFDDKPDYSYLRKIFRDLFVREGFQYDYVFDWTVYKYQKNAQAIAQAAGQANPEDEEKARASRTNAATAGQSAAKPNAIPSTRRKMLERGSGAGVDTPDTNRAIGGSDRMLRSASKGAGYASGSYRPK; from the exons ATGAACATTATTGCAGCATTGGCTAACCCTGTTGGGCAGGATCTTCGCGTTGGTAACAAGTACCGTATCGGTCGAAAGATCGGTTCAGGTTCTTTCGGCGATATCTACCTGGGCACCAATATCATCTCAGGCGAGGAGATTGCCATCAAACTCGAGTCCGTCAAAGCCAAGCACCCGCAACTGGAGTATGAGGCCCGTGTATACAAGTCTCTTGCTGGTGGCGTTGGAATCCCGTTTGTTCGCTGGTTTGGTACTGAGTGCGACTACAATGCCATggttctcgatcttctcggcCCCAGTCTGgaggatctcttcaacttttGTAACCGAAAGTTTTCCTTAAAGACGGTTCTTCTCCTGGCAGATCAGCTCATTTCTCGAATCGAATACATCCACGCCAAGTCTTTCATCCACCGAGATATCAAGCCGGACAACTTCCTCATGGGCATTGGCAAAAGAGGCAACCAAGTCAACGTTATCGATTTCGGTCTTGCTAAGAAGTATCGCGACCCCAAGACTCACTTCCACATCCCCTacagagagaacaagaatcTGACAGGTACTGCGCGCTATGCCTCCATCAACACTCACTTGGGTGTCGAGCAATCACGACGTGATGATATGGAGTCCCTCGGTTACGTTATGCTCTATTTCTGCCGTGGCTCTCTCCCTTGGCAGGGCTTGAAAGCCGccaccaagaagcagaagtaCGACCGTATCatggaaaagaagatgaccaCCCCTACTGAGGTTCTCTGCCGTGGATTCCCCAATGAGTTCGCAATCTACCTCAACTACACTCGATCTCTTCGATTCGACGATAAGCCTGATTACAGCTACCTCCGCAAGATCTTCCGCGACCTTTTTGTTCGCGAGGGTTTCCAGTATGATTATGTTTTCGACTGGACAGTCTACAAGTACCAGAAGAACGCGCAGGCTATCGCACAGGCTGCCGGTCAGGCCAACCCTGAAGACGAGGAAAAGGCTCGTGCCAGCCGTACCAATGCCGCTACTGCCGGCCAGTCTGCTGCTAAGCCAAATGCCATCCCCAGCACTCGTCGCAAGATGCTCGAGCGAGGCTCCGGTGCTGGCGTCGATACTCCCGACACCAACCGTGCCATCGGTGGAAGCGACAGGAT GCTTCGCTCAGCTTCAAAGGGAGCGGGATATGCCTCGGGCAGCTATCGGCCGAAATGA
- a CDS encoding 3-oxoacyl-[acyl-carrier protein] reductase, which yields MAVILIVGATRGLGASLTKKYAEKSENIVYGTTRSSEGPKDSPSGVKWLSDIDLMQSNAGQKLASLLDPAQPIDSVIITAGYFATEDLSLDKGPKWEEEQRMYTTSSIAPVFIVHQLIHKGLLRKGSKVVLVSSESGSITLRHPKEGGGNYAHHASKAALNMVGKLLSLDLKDQGIIVSIVHPGFMRTEMTKGVGFDKFWDDGGAVTPDKAAASLINWIDSLDISKTGEYWAPRGPRDIGTAEVVLGEDLATPLHLPW from the exons ATGGCCGTCATACTCATCGTAGGAGCTACTCGTGGCTTGGGAGCCAGCCTCACCAAGAAATACGCCGAAAAGAGCGAAAACATCGTCTATGGTACAACCAGATCATCCGAGGGACCGAAAGATTCACCCTCAGGAGTCAAATGGCTTTCCGATATCGACCTCATGCAATCTAACGCTGGTCAGAAGCTGGCCAGTCTGCTAGACCCAGCTCAGCCAATCGACTCGGTG ATCATAACGGCCGGTTACTTCGCTACAGAAGACCTTAGCTTAGACAAAGGTCCGAAGTGGGAGGAAGAGCAGCGGATGTATACGACCAGCTCCATTGCCCCCGTCTTTATCGTTCACCAGCTCATCCACAAAGGTCTCTTGCGCAAGGGTTCCAAAGTGGTGCTTGTATCTTCTGAATCTGGCAGCATCACTCTACGACATCCAAAGGAAGGGGGTGGGAACTACGCTCATCACGCAAGTAAGGCGGCTCTCAACATGGTTGGTAAGCTGCTTAGCTTGGATCTTAAGGACCAGGGCATCATTGTCAGCATCGTGCACCCAGGCTTTATGCGAACTGAAATGACAAAAGGCGTAGGGTTCGACAAGTTCTGGGATGATGGTGGAG CTGTGACACCAGACAAGGCGGCGGCGAGTCTCATCAACTGGATTGACagtcttgatatcagcaaAACAGGAGAATACTGGGCACCGCGAGGACCTC GGGATATTGGGActgctgaggttgttctGGGCGAAGATTTAGCTACACCACTGCATCTACCCTGGTAA
- a CDS encoding CK1/CK1/CK1-D protein kinase: protein MTTMDLRVGNKYRIGRKIGSGSFGDIYLGTNIISGEEIAIKLESVKAKHPQLEYEARVYKSLAGGVGIPFVRWFGTECDYNAMVLDLLGPSLEDLFNFCNRKFSLKTVLLLADQLISRIEYIHAKSFIHRDIKPDNFLMGIGKRGNQVNVIDFGLAKKYRDPKTHFHIPYRENKNLTGTARYASINTHLGVEQSRRDDMESLGYVMLYFCRGSLPWQGLKAATKKQKYDRIMEKKMTTPTEVLCRGFPNEFAIYLNYTRSLRFDDKPDYSYLRKIFRDLFVREGFQYDYVFDWTVYKYQKNAQAIAQAAGQANPEDEEKARASRTNAATAGQSAAKPNAIPSTRRKMLERGSGAGVDTPDTNRAIGGSDRMLRSASKGAGYASGSYRPK from the exons ATGACGACCATG GATCTTCGCGTTGGTAACAAGTACCGTATCGGTCGAAAGATCGGTTCAGGTTCTTTCGGCGATATCTACCTGGGCACCAATATCATCTCAGGCGAGGAGATTGCCATCAAACTCGAGTCCGTCAAAGCCAAGCACCCGCAACTGGAGTATGAGGCCCGTGTATACAAGTCTCTTGCTGGTGGCGTTGGAATCCCGTTTGTTCGCTGGTTTGGTACTGAGTGCGACTACAATGCCATggttctcgatcttctcggcCCCAGTCTGgaggatctcttcaacttttGTAACCGAAAGTTTTCCTTAAAGACGGTTCTTCTCCTGGCAGATCAGCTCATTTCTCGAATCGAATACATCCACGCCAAGTCTTTCATCCACCGAGATATCAAGCCGGACAACTTCCTCATGGGCATTGGCAAAAGAGGCAACCAAGTCAACGTTATCGATTTCGGTCTTGCTAAGAAGTATCGCGACCCCAAGACTCACTTCCACATCCCCTacagagagaacaagaatcTGACAGGTACTGCGCGCTATGCCTCCATCAACACTCACTTGGGTGTCGAGCAATCACGACGTGATGATATGGAGTCCCTCGGTTACGTTATGCTCTATTTCTGCCGTGGCTCTCTCCCTTGGCAGGGCTTGAAAGCCGccaccaagaagcagaagtaCGACCGTATCatggaaaagaagatgaccaCCCCTACTGAGGTTCTCTGCCGTGGATTCCCCAATGAGTTCGCAATCTACCTCAACTACACTCGATCTCTTCGATTCGACGATAAGCCTGATTACAGCTACCTCCGCAAGATCTTCCGCGACCTTTTTGTTCGCGAGGGTTTCCAGTATGATTATGTTTTCGACTGGACAGTCTACAAGTACCAGAAGAACGCGCAGGCTATCGCACAGGCTGCCGGTCAGGCCAACCCTGAAGACGAGGAAAAGGCTCGTGCCAGCCGTACCAATGCCGCTACTGCCGGCCAGTCTGCTGCTAAGCCAAATGCCATCCCCAGCACTCGTCGCAAGATGCTCGAGCGAGGCTCCGGTGCTGGCGTCGATACTCCCGACACCAACCGTGCCATCGGTGGAAGCGACAGGAT GCTTCGCTCAGCTTCAAAGGGAGCGGGATATGCCTCGGGCAGCTATCGGCCGAAATGA
- a CDS encoding 3-oxoacyl-[acyl-carrier protein] reductase — MFHETKEQGKIITAGYFATEDLSLDKGPKWEEEQRMYTTSSIAPVFIVHQLIHKGLLRKGSKVVLVSSESGSITLRHPKEGGGNYAHHASKAALNMVGKLLSLDLKDQGIIVSIVHPGFMRTEMTKGVGFDKFWDDGGAVTPDKAAASLINWIDSLDISKTGEYWAPRGPRDIGTAEVVLGEDLATPLHLPW; from the exons ATGTTTCACGAGACTAAAGAACAAGGAAAGATCATAACGGCCGGTTACTTCGCTACAGAAGACCTTAGCTTAGACAAAGGTCCGAAGTGGGAGGAAGAGCAGCGGATGTATACGACCAGCTCCATTGCCCCCGTCTTTATCGTTCACCAGCTCATCCACAAAGGTCTCTTGCGCAAGGGTTCCAAAGTGGTGCTTGTATCTTCTGAATCTGGCAGCATCACTCTACGACATCCAAAGGAAGGGGGTGGGAACTACGCTCATCACGCAAGTAAGGCGGCTCTCAACATGGTTGGTAAGCTGCTTAGCTTGGATCTTAAGGACCAGGGCATCATTGTCAGCATCGTGCACCCAGGCTTTATGCGAACTGAAATGACAAAAGGCGTAGGGTTCGACAAGTTCTGGGATGATGGTGGAG CTGTGACACCAGACAAGGCGGCGGCGAGTCTCATCAACTGGATTGACagtcttgatatcagcaaAACAGGAGAATACTGGGCACCGCGAGGACCTC GGGATATTGGGActgctgaggttgttctGGGCGAAGATTTAGCTACACCACTGCATCTACCCTGGTAA